A window of Chryseobacterium aquaeductus genomic DNA:
TCGCGCAGTTCATGCTCATTCTTTTTAGCTTCTGTAATATCATTCTGAACTCCGATAAAATGGGTAATTTCTCCTCTTTCATTTTTGACGGGAGAAACAAATAATTCATTCCAAAATAATTTTCCGTTTTTTTTGTAATTTCTTATCTGAACCCTGCATTCGGTTCCTTCCTTGATGCTTTTTTTTATCTCTTGTCTTTCAGATTGAGATCTGTCTTGCAACTGTAGAAATCGACAGTTATGACCAATTATCTCATCATGCTTATATCCTGTAATTTTCTCAAAAGCTCTATTACAATAGATTATAGGATTATCAGGCTGCAAATTGTCGGTAATTATAATACCTGAATTTGCAGAATTTAGAGCCATTAGGTAAAGATCTAAATTATTACCCAAGTGGTTTTTTTGATCTGAATATGATTGACGTGGTGTTTCCAATTTTTTGCTGTTTTAAGAACAATAATTTATAACTTTCAAGACGAGTGAATGATTATCACAAGTTTAGATTACATTTATTATCCTTAACCAAAAAGTATGCCCACAGTAGAAAAACTCTTGCAATTCTATCATTATATTTGTCTTTTATACTCTACTTTCGATATCGAGCCAAGATGGTTTTAAATTTGCTATAGACAAGAGTTCTATTTATTAAATTAAATGTGACATTACAATTTCATTAATATAACATTAATCAATTTTATATTTAATTAAAAAATATTCGGGTTAATTCTTAATAAAAAAATTAAAACTTATTTAAACTGCTGATACGGAATGATTGAGAATACCTTTGGCATAAACATCATGCCCGAAAACGAGGCTGAACGCCTAGAAGCCTTGAAACGTTACAGAATTACAGATTCTCCTTCAGAAGAAAGTTTCGATGGTATCGCCAGATTGGCAACACAAATATTTAATGTTCCTATATCACTTCTTTCTTTGGTAGATTCTGAGTCTGTATTTTTCAAAGCAAACATTGGAATGGGAAAAGCCAAAAATGCAAACCGTGGGAAAAGCCTTTGTGCGCTGGCTGTATTGGATAAAGAAGTTACCGTATTTGAAGATGCTTTGAAGGAACCTTGCCTTATGACAAATCCTAATGTGATCGGAGATTTTGGATTGAGGTTTTACGCAGGTGCACCATTAATTACTCATGACGGATTTTTGATCGGAACACTATGCATAATCGATCAAAAGACTAGAGAATTTAGTACTGCAGAGCGAAAAATCCTAGAAGGTCTTGCTAAGGCCGCAATGGATCAGATAGAATTGAGAAGATCTGCACTTGACACGATTGACGAATTGCAAAGTTCAAATTTGCAATTAAATAATACTCAGCTTGATTTAGAATCTTCCGTTGAGGAACTTGCTGCCATCAACGAAGAACTAAATGCTGCAAACGAAAATGTAATAAAATCTTATGATCTGACTGTTTTGCTCAACAGAAATTTGCAAAACACGGAGATGCGACTCAAATCTTTTATAAGTAAAGCACCGGTTGCATTTGGCATTTTAACAGGAAGTGACTTGAAAATTGAGGTCGCGAATGATATGATTCTTAAAATTTTAGACAAAGACCATACTATAATCGGTGAACCATTATCAAAAGCATTACCAGAACTAAAAGGAAAACCTTATCTGAATATTCTGCCCGATGTATTTGCTTCAGGTATCACTTATACAGGTGAGACTGCCAAAATAAAGTTAGAAAGTGAGGGAATTTTAAAAGACAATTATTTTGATTTCATCTACGAACCTTTGAAAGATGCAGAAGATAAAACCACAGCAATTATTGTAATAGCGAATGATGTAACAGAAAGCATTAATAAAAAACGAGAATTAGAAAAACTCAACC
This region includes:
- a CDS encoding GAF domain-containing sensor histidine kinase, coding for MIENTFGINIMPENEAERLEALKRYRITDSPSEESFDGIARLATQIFNVPISLLSLVDSESVFFKANIGMGKAKNANRGKSLCALAVLDKEVTVFEDALKEPCLMTNPNVIGDFGLRFYAGAPLITHDGFLIGTLCIIDQKTREFSTAERKILEGLAKAAMDQIELRRSALDTIDELQSSNLQLNNTQLDLESSVEELAAINEELNAANENVIKSYDLTVLLNRNLQNTEMRLKSFISKAPVAFGILTGSDLKIEVANDMILKILDKDHTIIGEPLSKALPELKGKPYLNILPDVFASGITYTGETAKIKLESEGILKDNYFDFIYEPLKDAEDKTTAIIVIANDVTESINKKRELEKLNQQLQIALHAGELGTYNLDLRTGKINSSARCKANYGLPNDYEFNFEKLMNIIVPEYREFLKETINQSIENRSSLHAEYLVRWPDESLHWISASGSLSFDEFGDATHLIGVTVDITKRKNYETQKDDFLSIASHELKTPITSLKASIQLLSKLKNNPTHQMVPKLIDQSSKSLDKLSALVDDVLNINRLSGGNLELKKEVFTVAKMLGGCCDEVRISGKHQLMITGDLEAKVFADEHRIEQVVVNFINNAVKYAPHSEEIQLIVKQTDDHVKVSVKDEGEGIDPKIQPQLFDRYFRAKHESKSYSGLGLGLYISAEIIKRHHGQIGVESTLGEGSSFWFTLPISKT